AATACTTCCAGGCGCCAGCTAAAAAAACGATTTCTACACACCCATTGCGCCTGGTAGCTATTGGTAATTTAAAAGAAGTGAAAAATTATCGCTATCTGGTGGAGGCCTTTAAGCACTTGTCAAATGATGTTACACTAGATATTTACGGTGAAGGCGCACTTCGTCCCACGTTGGAAAAAGAAATTGAAAACAGTCATTTGCCAATACGACTAATGGGGGCTCAAAACCAGTTGCATAAGGTGCTTCCTACTTATGATGCCTTTATAATGAGTTCCTTATTTGAAGGAGGGCCTTTAACATTATTACAGGCAGCTGCCTGCGGTCTTCCCGCCATTATATCCGACATCCCCAGGTTTCATGACGTGATGGACGACCATGCAGTATTTTTTTCATTACAAAATCCAATGGATCTGGTAGGTAAGATCAATGCCATTCTCAAAGGCGAGTTGTCTATTTTAGACCATGTAAAACCAGCGTTAGAACATATCAGACGTTTTGCAAAAAAGGAAACTTATTTGGCCAAACTGCGCCAGTTATACCAAAGCAAATTATTGCATCCTAGCTCTAATCCACAGGCGTTTGAACAAGTGGCTTTTTAAGGCTTTGTAAATCCTATGCTCACAAACTTTTTAGTTACTTACATTATCAGGTTGCTATTTTGAACTTTTAAGAAATGCGTATTAGATATTGGTTTATTCTGTTGGTAGCCCTGTTCTTTAATTCTAAAGCAGCTAATACGTCGCCTTTTTATTCTCAAAGTATTTATGCCGATCAGCTGGATGATGGATTGTTTCAGCAATCGTTGGCGGATCTAAAATTTTATTTGCAAAAGGCAACGAACAAGGATTTTACCACGCAGCTATTTGATAAGCAGATTAACAAAGGCATTTACATTTTATTGAATCAGCCCGGCATCATCTCTACTACTCTTTTTGAAAGGTTAAAAAAGGGTTCTGTTGAAGATTTTGTTTTAATGGGTGATAAAGAAAAATTGGTAGTTGTAGCCAATCATCCCAAAGGTTTATCCAGGGCTATCTATACCTATTTGGATTGGCTAGGAGTTAAATGGTATTTCCCTGGTGATGAATGGACATCCGTTCCCTCGCTCTCGCAAATAACTTTTTCCAAAACACAATACATATCACCTTCTTTTTTGATACGCGATTTTTTCGGTACAGGCGGCATCGTGCCTATAAAAGCAGTGGACCCTAATGGCTCGCTGTCTGGGAAATGGGAAGAATGGAAACGTCGAAACAGACTAGGTGGACAGCTGGTATTGGCTGGGCATTATGGAGAGGCCTTTAATTTAAAGTATCGTAAAGAATTGGAGGCCCATCCAGAGTATCTGGCATTAGTGAGTGGGAAGCGTCAATGGAGTACAACGGCCAAGTGGAACATAAGCAATAAAGCGTTTAGAGATTTATTTATTGCCGATCGTATAGAGGAGTTGAAAAAAAAGCTGCAACAGGTTAAATACAGCAATGAAATCACCACCATTTCAGTAGAACCTGCAGATGGCTATGGCGATTGTGAATGCGAGGATTGTAAAAGGCTGGGATCGGTGAGTGATCGATACTTTTTTCTGGCCAACGAAGCTGCAAAGGCGGTTGCAAAAATTTCGCCTTTTGCATACGTAAATCTTTATGGTTACAATACCCATGCCGCACCACCTGCTTTTACACTGGAGCCTAATGTCATTGTCCAAATCATACCCTATGCTTTTCAAAAGATCAGTACTCCAGAACAACTGATTACTGATTGGAGAAAAAAGTGCCAGAACTTATTTCTCTATGATTATTATGGCATACCGGACTGGCACTATGATACACCATTAACAGCGGGATGGTCACCTGCTGGTTTGGTGAATAAGATAAAAGATTGGAAAAGGTTTGCGATTAAAGGATTTATGTTAGAGTCTTCGTACAGTATAGGCAGTACAGGATTGGGATTGTACTTTATGAGCCGGTTGGGTTGGAATATGAATGAGCAAGTAAACCCTATACAGAACGGCTTTTATAAAAACATGTTTGGGCAGGCCGCTTCGCAGGTAAGAGCATTTTACGAAAAGATCAATGGCAGTTTTCAAGGAGCTGCAGATCTGCCCTACTTGTTAAATCAATTAGAGCAGGCTAGTATAATTAGTAAAAATGATAAGGTGAATGAAAGGATCCAATTGCTTCAGGCCTACTTGCATTATTTGATAGTTTATTATCAATGGCAGGCCGCTACCCCAGAAAGCAGGGACAAGACATGGGAAGAACTTGTCAGCTATACGTGGCAAATTTATCCTACGGCCATTGTGCATACCACAAGGCTTGCACAATTGTTTAACACAAAAGCGCCAAATAATACCATTCGAAACGAATGGCAATTGCAGGGAGCTGCTACTAATAAGTTAAAAGATATACGATCTATAACTAGTAATGATATGAGCGAAACGTTCATAAAAGATCGCCAATCATATCCTTTATTGGAGGATTTTGTTTATGAAAGCAAAGGCAGGACTGAAAATTTTATAGTAAAGCCAGGTGCTGCCGGGAACTCTCAGGAAATGATGCTTTTAGACATTCCGGAAACTTACGTCAGGGCCAGTAAAGACGGGTATTTTACATTTAGTATAAAAGTAAACGACGGATCTCAGAATAATCAGCAACAAACTGCCACCATACAGTGTCTGGATACACCAAGCAACAAAAAGGTTTTTGAGCAGAGCGTCTCAATTGACCGCAACTGGAAACAACTTCAGATCAAATTACCTGCTTCCAAATCGTTTAGGCTGGTAGTTAAAAACAGTAACTGGATTCGAATGCAATTCCAACTAGATCAATGGGTGTCATTTAAAAACATTCCGGTTCATGCCGTCATGGGCCGGTTGTGGTTTTATGTGCCTTCAGATGTGAGCTACATTTATTTCAGTAATAACAATAACCAGCAGCCTTCATTTCAGGATGCAGCAGGCAAGCCTTTAAAAATTGATGCTGTAAATAAGCAGCACCTGTACCGTATTAAAGTAGGAGCGTCTACTGGCGATCGCTGGTTCTCTATAAATGAAAGCCAGTATAAGTTTTTGCAGTTTTATGCGATTCCTGGTTTGTTTTTCCTGCACCCTGGTTTTATCGTACGGCAAGGTTCCAAATAGTACCGCTACGTGCAGTATATTTGACCTTAATTTCCAAAATTATGTGCGGGATAGCCGGATTTGTTGATTTCAGAAATAATAGCAGTGAAGAAATTCTAGCGCGTATGTCTTGCGCTGTACCCCATCGCGGCCCAGACGGCCAAGGAGTTTACCTGGCACAGGCGCCAACCGCTCAAATTGGCTTGGGGCACCGTCGCTTGTCAATCATAGACCTGAGTACTTCGGCTAATCAACCCATGCATTATGAGGGCCTGCACCTTGTATTTAATGGAGAGATTTATAATTATAACGAAATCCGGGACCGGCTGATTGAACTGGGGCATGTTTTTTCAACGCATTCAGATACAGAGGTGATATTACATAGCTGGAAGGAATGGGGTGAAAATGGAATAGCACAATGGCGGGGTATGTTTGCCATTGCTATTTATGATGAAACTAAAAATGAAATAATCTTTATCCGAGACAGAGCGGGGGTTAAGCCTGTCCATTATTATTGGAAAGACGGGTTGTTCCTTTTTGGCTCTGAGTTGAAGTCTATTGTAGCGCACCCGCATTTTAAAAAGGAAATTAATCGTGATGCTGTAGCTTCCTTCTTGCAGTATGGTTATGTTTCTTATCCGCATTGTATTTATCAGGATACCTATAAGTTAGCGCCAGGACATCTCTTACGGTTGGATCTTACACAAAAGAAAATAGCCATTCAACAATACTGGAATGTCTATGATTATTATAACAAGCCGAAGCTAACCATTGACCTTCCAACGGCTATTGAAGAAACAGAAAAGATTTTGCAGGAGGCATTTCAACTACGCATGGTGGCAGATGTGCCGGTAGGTGTGTTCTTAAGCGGGGGCTACGATAGTTCATGTGTAACAGCTTTGCTGCAAAAAAACAGCACGGAAAAGATCAAAACCTTCACTATTGGATCAACTGCTGATCATTTGAATGAAGCCCCATTTGCCAAAGAAATAGCAAACCGATTAGGGACCGACCACACAGAATATTATTGTACCCACCAGGAGGCTTTGGAGATCATTCCCGAGTTGCCTTTTTATTATGACGAACCCTTTGCTGATAGCAGTGCCATTCCTACGATCTTAGTGAGCCGGATGGCCCGTAAAAAGGTGACAGTTGCGTTATCGGCAGATGCCGGTGATGAAATATTTGCAGGGTACAACCGCTATGATTATATAAGCCGTTATGGGCAGCGTTTACAGTCCATTCCAAAACCCTTCCGTAAGCTGGCTGCAGCGGCTATGGAAAGTATTTCTTCTGAAAGCTTACCTTATCTACGCAACAAACGGAATTTTCACAGTCGCTACGATAAGCTAAAAAACTTGTTGAATGATCCTTCCACCTCGCAACTCCTGAAAAATTTAAGCCATGTATTCTCACAAAAAGATATAGAAGCAATTTTTCAACTACGTGTACAGGAATTACAGACAGCGCACGACAGCACCGAGCTGAAACCATTGTTTAGTGATCCATTATCATATATGATGGCTATCGACTATCAAACCTATATGGTAGATGATATTTTGCAGAAGGTAGATCGGGCTACAATGTCAACCAGTTTAGAAGGCAGGGAGCCTTTTCTGGACCAACACATAATTGAGTGGGCCGCACAACTTCCATCAGATTATAAATACCACCAGGGTCAGAAAAAATACATACTAAAACAGATAGTCCATAAATATATACCTCAAGAGGTAATGGAACGTCCTAAAATGGGCTTTGCTATACCGGTAGAGTCATGGCTGACTAATGAATTAAAAGAGTTGGTTCAATATTATCTGAGTGAAGCAAAGCTAAATGAACACAACCTGTTCAACATTTCACAGGTTAAAAAGCTAACAGATGAATTCTTTAGCGGCCGCACCGAAAAATACCTGAAGATCTGGCACCTGTTGATGTTTCAGATGTGGTATGAAAAGTGGATGGCCTAGTAAGAATGCTTGAATGCATAGCCAGTAATACTGATTTTTTACATAATAACTATCGACTCTTTTTTGAAAAAAGTACTATACATTACCTATGATGGCCTCACTGACCCCTTAGGTCAATCGCAGATTTTGCCTTACTTGCGACATTTGTCTCAGCAAGGCTATCAGTTTACCATCTTGAGCTTTGAGAAAAAGGCCCGGTATCAAAAAGAAGGTGCATTGATCAAATCAATAACTGAAAGTTATGGAATCAATTGGGCACCTCTTTTCTTTACGGCCAATCCTCCCATACTCTCCAAAATGTATGACCGGCATCAAATGTGGCAAACGGTGCTTTCATTACATAAAAAGCACAAGTTCGATTTAACGCACTGCCGGAGTTATATAGCCGCAGAAATGGGCTTGCGTTTGAAACAACGGTTTGGTGTGAAGTTTTTATTTGACATGCGGGGTTTCTGGGCTGATGAAAAAGTAGACAACGGGCAGTGGAATCTTAAGAAACCTTTGTATAAGTACATTTACCAACACTATAAAAAGAAAGAAGCTGAGTTTTTACTAAAGGCAGATGGTATCGTATCATTGACCCAGGCTGGTAAGGAGTATATACTTGGTCAGAAAGCATACCGGAATCTATCTATATCAGTTATTCCCTGTTGCGCTGATTTGCAGCATTTTAATTACCAGGCAGTGTCAGAAGAGGAGGTGAACAAGCAAAAAGCGCATTTAGGTATTCCGGCTCAGGCTAAGGTGATCACTTATTTGGGATCTGTAGGAGGGTGGTATATGACAAAGGAAATGTTTGATTTCTTTGCCTTACTGTCTGCAAAGTATCCGGAGTATGTAATGCTGGTACTTACAAAAGATGATCCGGAAATTGTAAAACAAGAAGCAGAAAGAAGTGGCGTTTTGCCAGAAAAGCTTTTTGTAACTTATTCTACCCGGCAACAATTGCCAGCCTATTTAGGAATGTGTGAAAGCAGTGTATTCTTTATCCGCCCCACTTTTTCTAAAAAGGCATCTTCTCCTACCAAGCATGCCGAATTGATGGGTATGGGCATTCCTGTTGTTTGTAACGATATTGGCGATACCGGAAATATCATTCACGCCACCCAAACAGGTATTTTAATAAACAAATTTGATCGTGAAGAGTTGGTCAATGGTGTTGAACAATACGAACGTCTTCAGGAAGTGAGTAAAGCCACTATACGAGCCAGCGCACAACAGCTGTTTGATTTAGAGGCAGGGTCAGAAAAATACCTACAATTGTATCGAACTATATTGGAAAACCCAAAGGCTCCAACTAATTATAGCTAATGCCAGAAAAGAAACGCGTTTTATTTTTAGTGCCCTATCCCTTACATCGGGCGCCCTCTCAACGATTTCGAGTGGAGTTATTTTTGCCTATACTGAAACAACAGGGTGTTAATTACCGGCTTAGGCCATTTATGGACGAAGCCACATGGGAGGTGCTTTATAAATCGGGTTCTCCACTGCAAAAAGTATGGGGGGTTGTGAAAGGCTTTATTAAAAGGATAAAGGATGTTGTATTTATAGTGCCACAATACGATTATATTTTTATTCACCGCGAAGCCACTCCTATTGGCCCTCCTATAGTAGAATTTATTGTCAGTAAGCTATGGCGTAAGAAAATTATTTATGATTTTGACGACGCCATTTGGATTCCTAATACAACACAAGAGAATAAAATAGTTAATTGGGTAAAGGCCTTTTGGAAAGTAAAGTATATCTGCAAATGGTCTTACAAGGTTGTAGGAGGAAATGACTACTTATGCCAATTTGCAAAGCAATACAACAAGAATGTTGTTCTTATTCCTACATGCGTAGATACAGTAAATCAACATAATCAATTAAAAGAACAGCAGACCGAAAGGGTTGTAATTGGGTGGACAGGTAGCCATTCTACAATGAAGTTCTTAGATGAGATAATAGAAGTATTATCCAGGATAACGGAAGAATTTAATGTTGATATACTCATCATTTCAAATAAAGCACCACAGTTCACAATAAAGAACTTACGCTTTATCCCTTGGCAGGAAGCTACAGAGGTTGAAGATCTGCTGCAAATGAACATAGGGGTAATGCCATTAGAGGCAGATCCATGGTGTGAAGGCAAGTGTGGATTTAAATTGATTCAATACATGGCATTGGGTATACCAGCTGTAGCAAGTCCCATTGGTGTAAATAAGCAAATTATCGATGAGGGGCAAAATGGATTTCTCTGTAACACAAAAGAAGAATGGTATAACACAATCGCCCTCTTAATTCAGGATGTAGAAAAAAGACGCTTATTAGGGACAAAAGGACAAGCAAAAATTAAGGCACAATTCAGTATTCAGGCTAATGCCGGGGCTTTCGTTGACCTTTTCAATTGAGGTATAGGATTTCTTTGAGCTAGCTTATCATAATTTAAAATGATCATTAAAAAGGCGCCATAAAAGGGTAAACAAGGAATTTTATAACGCGAAAGAGAACCGAAGTTATAAGATGATATGCCCACCGCAAACGCAAAGATTAGTGAGAAGATAAGGCAGAATAAGAGATTAGGGTCTTTGGCTATTAGTTTAAAAGTATTTAATACTCCTCTCTTCCGGAAAGCTTTAAATGTAAAGTAAGCGAATAGTACAGCTTCTATGGCTGAAAGAAATACAATCACCTTTCGTGCTTCCCAAGGAAAGGGACGGAACAAGGTTACCACAACAGCTTGGGGAAACTTCTTTATCATACCACCTATACTGGGATCAAACTCTCCTAAATCATAAGCAGAACCTTCATCTCGCCCTGATACATAATAGATCCATTGGCGAGTAGTTTCTGCTGTTTTAGCAATGTTGTCCAAAGAATATCGTTGCAGCTCTTGGGCAAATAGCCGGGTAAAGAAAAGAAAGCCCACAATGGCAATCCCAATAAAAGCAATCCTGGTAAGGAAACGTAAAGCCGTTGATTGTATCCTGGAAGAATAGATGGTTAGTAGCCAAATAGAAAGGGCGGGCATAAAGCCAAGAAGAATGTAGATTTTGATCAAAAAGATGGAAAAGAAACTAAGGATCAAAAGCGTTACATTTTTGACTGAAAAATCTGCGTAAATAAAAATTCTAAAAGTGGTATATGTTAGCCAGCCTAAGCCAAACATACATACGGTGTCTTTGAATATCGCCGATCCCCACACAAAGGTGCTGGGAATAAAAAGGAAGGCTATGGCTAGCTCTTTATAGATCTTAGGGTATAAATTGGCAAAGGTTCTATACATGGCCCAAACACCTGTAAAAGAGAAAAAGGCAAAGAAGAGGGCTATGGGCAAATAAGTAGTGCCGGTAAACAAGCCAAAAACAGCTGCTATGGCTGCAACTGAATAAGAGGCAGGATCTCTATACCATTCCATTTGAGAGACGTAGGGATAAAGTTCTGGATTGGTTTCAACTGATTGTCTTGTTATCAATTTAAACCAGGTGGTAAATGAATCCTGTAAAGAAGAATTAATGATCTTGGTATGCGTAAAGTAATTAAATGTATCTCCGCCGCCATAGTAGTATTGATAGACCAGTGCAATAAAGATGGCTCCGCCAAATTTTACATACAATCCTTTCATGAAATATTCCCGTAATGGATGGCCCAAGGGATAACGCTTATCGCGCATCCGCTTGGCAATGGCTGTTAGTATCAGAAAGTAAATTGGTGTAAGTAGGAAGTCCCAGATAGTTAAATACTGCACAGGCTTGATTTCTTCAAAGGCGAAAATAACGTTTTCGTGCCGCTGATATTTGATTTTACTTTCTTTCATTCCCTTATTTTCGCTATCCTTAACAAAATGCCCAGAGTTTTACGCATATTAAATCGACTGGCCGTAGGCGGCCCCGTGCTGAATGCAACGTACCTGACAAAGTACCTGGCTCCTGAATTTGAAACCATTTTGGTGGTTGGAGAGCGGGAAAGTCATGAAAAAAGTGCTGATCATCTTACTGAAGCTTTAGGGATTGAATGTGTGACCATTGAAGGAATGGGTCGGTCAATTAACCCCACTTCTGACTATGTGGCCTATCAAAAGCTCAAGAAGCTAATAAAGGACTATAAGCCGGATATCGTACATACCCATGCCGCTAAGCCCGGCGCTATCGGGCGATTGGCAGCTTCGGCGGTCAAGGTGCCAGTAATTGTACATACCTTTCATGGCCACGTATTCCATTCTTACTTTAATTCCTTAAAGTCTAACTTCTTTATCCAGACAGAGCGATTCTTAGCCCGAAAGAGTGATGCTATTATTGCCATTAGTAATCAGCAGCATAAAGAGCTAACCGAAGAGTTCCGGATAGCGCCTAAGGAAAAGTTTCGTGTTATACCGCTAGGCCTGGATCTGGACAAATTTCAAACCAACCAGGAAGAAAAACGAAAACAGTTCCGTAAAGCCTTTGGTTTGGCTGATGATGAAATTGCTATTGGTATTATCGGTCGCCTGGTGCCGGTTAAGAATCATATCCTTTTCTTGCATGCGCTCAAGCATCTATTGAATAATACATCCAAAAAGGTAAAGGCATTTATTATTGGTGATGGAGAAACCCGCCATTCCTTAGAAACGCTGGCAAAGCAACTTGGGATTGCCTACAGTACTGAAAAAGATACCAATCACGTTAATTCATTAGTATTTACATCCTGGCGGAGCGATGTAGATTACATTATGGCAGGTGTGGATATTGTTACTTTAACTTCTTTTAATGAAGGTACCCCCGTAAGTTTGATAGAAGCACAGGCTGCCAATAAACCCATTGTCTCTACTCGAGTAGGAGGAATCAGTGATATTTTGCTTGAGGGTGAAACCGGCCTGCTAGCCGATGTGCAAGATGAGGCTACCTTTGCGCAGCACTTGTTACAGTTGGTAAACGACGATGCACTCCGTTTACGCCTAGGTGCTAACAGTCGCGCGCATGTAATGCAGCGATTTAGTTACCAGCGACTGATGCGCGATATGTCGGCGCTTTACAATGAACTGCTTGAAAAGAAAAAGGGATAGATATGTTTTTCTGGAAAAAGAAAACTGAGCCGGTTGATCTTTCTTGGTTAGGTGTGGATATGCATTCGCATCTAATTCCTGGTATTGACGACGGCTCTCCGGATATGGCCAGCAGTATTGCGCTTATTAAAGATTTGCAGCAATTGGGCTATCGCAAGCTTATCACCACACCTCATATTTTATCCGGACTTTATCCTAACACGCCTGAAATAATTCAAAGTGGCCTTGCTGAAGTGAAACAGGAGCTTGCTGCCCAGAAGATCAATATTGATATACATGCCGCCGCTGAATACTTTATCGACGAACAGTTTCAGGAACAGCTTAGTGAAAAAATACCTTTATTAACACTTAAAGACAACTTAGTGTTGGTAGAGTTCTCTATGATTACTGCTCCTTTGGATCTGCAGGACGTACTGTTTGAAATGCAGCTACAGCACTACCAGCCCATCATTGCACACCCGGAGCGTTATGTATACCTGCGCAGCCGGCTGGAGTTTTTTGAAGAATTGAAGCACGCTGGCGCGCACCTACAGCTGAATTTGCTTTCGCTAACCGGGCACTATGGCGTACATGTGCGGGAATTAGCGGAATACTTACTTAAGAATGGCCTATATGACTATGCGGGAACTGACTTACATGGGCCCCGCCATATTGAAAAATTAAAAACCCTTTCCTCTTCTCCATTATATTCCATTTTAAAAGACGCCAATCTTAAAAATACCAGCCTGTAACCGCAGATCGGTAGATTTTAGAATAGATAGATAGTGCATGAAGTTCAGAGAATAACACAATGTGGTTTAGTGTTCTTTATGCTTCCTAGCGCTTTCCCATCTTTGTAGTTTCCTCTCCTTAAATTTTAATCATTTGCCTCTTATTTATCAACAAATAAACCTGTGAACCGGTAAGCTGCAAATTTTCCTACTCATCTTCATTAATCTATAAATCCTAGTTCTCTCAACTTTTTTTTATTTTGTTTGTCATTATTAGCTGATGGGATTTACAATTAAAGAATTGGAGACATTGTCGGGTATCAAAGCCCACACCATTCGTATTTGGGAGCAACGTTACCATTTTTTAAAGCCTACGCGTACTTCTACCAACATACGCACCTATAGTAATGAGGAGCTCAAAACCATCCTTACAGTTGCCCTACTCAACAAACATGGATATAAGATCTCCCGTATTGATACCATGCCGCCCGAGCAGCGCAACAAGGAAGTGATTAATTTATCTTCTGAAGAAGCGCAGAATGAATATTTAGTGAATGAGCTGATTAGTGCAATGATAGATCTGGATATTTATGGGTATGAAACACTCTTGAATGATTGTATTCAACGGGTGGGCATTGAAGCCACTATTAAAACCATCATTTTCTCGTTTTTGGAAAAGATTGGAATTCTTTGGCAAACAGGCCATATCAACCCGGCTCATGAACATATTGTTTCTAACATAATTCGTCAGAAGCTGGTGGTAGCTATTGAAGGATTGCCATTCCCTGAGCAGCAAAAGCCATTGTTGCTATTGTTGTTACCAGAAGATGAGCATCATGAGTTAGGGCTTTTGTTCGTTTATTACCTGCTCAAGCAAAGAGGTTTGCCGGTTATCTATTTAGGCGCCAATGTGCCCTTAAAAGATGCGCAATATGTAATTAGTCTAAAACAGCCAGATCATATATATCTTCATTTAACGTCATCTCCTTCAAAGGCCAGTTTCCAAAAATACCTGAAAGGCCTAGCGGCTTCCAATTCGTCTAGTAAAGTAGTGCTTTCTGGCCATATTGCCGAGAGTTTTCCAGGCATAAATGGGCAGTTACTACCGCTGCATACGTTGTCTCAAGCTATTACTTATATATCTTCTCTGTAATGACTGCCTGATAGTGTCTTTATTCTTGCGTTTAGCTGATATAAAGGGTGGCAAACCACGTATGGCTACCTAATTCCTCTCGGTCATATTGTTGTACTAATCTTTATTAATACATCTAAATCATTCTATTAAGCCGTATATAAGCCGTCTCTT
This genomic interval from Flavisolibacter tropicus contains the following:
- a CDS encoding glycosyltransferase, which codes for MPRLLHMIDSLGLGGAEQLLVAIINDLHEFEHHIIILNDPEDLNQEITVDHQLVNLHMASHLKLFTQAKKVRQYIQQNGIDIVHSHLYFSNILARLAVPATVPLFNSLHTISSLDNYCKHKLTLYIDQWTYRKRHHIVAVSKQVLDDYKQWVGLKGAATVLNNFIDDEYFQAPAKKTISTHPLRLVAIGNLKEVKNYRYLVEAFKHLSNDVTLDIYGEGALRPTLEKEIENSHLPIRLMGAQNQLHKVLPTYDAFIMSSLFEGGPLTLLQAAACGLPAIISDIPRFHDVMDDHAVFFSLQNPMDLVGKINAILKGELSILDHVKPALEHIRRFAKKETYLAKLRQLYQSKLLHPSSNPQAFEQVAF
- a CDS encoding DUF4838 domain-containing protein, translating into MRIRYWFILLVALFFNSKAANTSPFYSQSIYADQLDDGLFQQSLADLKFYLQKATNKDFTTQLFDKQINKGIYILLNQPGIISTTLFERLKKGSVEDFVLMGDKEKLVVVANHPKGLSRAIYTYLDWLGVKWYFPGDEWTSVPSLSQITFSKTQYISPSFLIRDFFGTGGIVPIKAVDPNGSLSGKWEEWKRRNRLGGQLVLAGHYGEAFNLKYRKELEAHPEYLALVSGKRQWSTTAKWNISNKAFRDLFIADRIEELKKKLQQVKYSNEITTISVEPADGYGDCECEDCKRLGSVSDRYFFLANEAAKAVAKISPFAYVNLYGYNTHAAPPAFTLEPNVIVQIIPYAFQKISTPEQLITDWRKKCQNLFLYDYYGIPDWHYDTPLTAGWSPAGLVNKIKDWKRFAIKGFMLESSYSIGSTGLGLYFMSRLGWNMNEQVNPIQNGFYKNMFGQAASQVRAFYEKINGSFQGAADLPYLLNQLEQASIISKNDKVNERIQLLQAYLHYLIVYYQWQAATPESRDKTWEELVSYTWQIYPTAIVHTTRLAQLFNTKAPNNTIRNEWQLQGAATNKLKDIRSITSNDMSETFIKDRQSYPLLEDFVYESKGRTENFIVKPGAAGNSQEMMLLDIPETYVRASKDGYFTFSIKVNDGSQNNQQQTATIQCLDTPSNKKVFEQSVSIDRNWKQLQIKLPASKSFRLVVKNSNWIRMQFQLDQWVSFKNIPVHAVMGRLWFYVPSDVSYIYFSNNNNQQPSFQDAAGKPLKIDAVNKQHLYRIKVGASTGDRWFSINESQYKFLQFYAIPGLFFLHPGFIVRQGSK
- the asnB gene encoding asparagine synthase (glutamine-hydrolyzing); its protein translation is MCGIAGFVDFRNNSSEEILARMSCAVPHRGPDGQGVYLAQAPTAQIGLGHRRLSIIDLSTSANQPMHYEGLHLVFNGEIYNYNEIRDRLIELGHVFSTHSDTEVILHSWKEWGENGIAQWRGMFAIAIYDETKNEIIFIRDRAGVKPVHYYWKDGLFLFGSELKSIVAHPHFKKEINRDAVASFLQYGYVSYPHCIYQDTYKLAPGHLLRLDLTQKKIAIQQYWNVYDYYNKPKLTIDLPTAIEETEKILQEAFQLRMVADVPVGVFLSGGYDSSCVTALLQKNSTEKIKTFTIGSTADHLNEAPFAKEIANRLGTDHTEYYCTHQEALEIIPELPFYYDEPFADSSAIPTILVSRMARKKVTVALSADAGDEIFAGYNRYDYISRYGQRLQSIPKPFRKLAAAAMESISSESLPYLRNKRNFHSRYDKLKNLLNDPSTSQLLKNLSHVFSQKDIEAIFQLRVQELQTAHDSTELKPLFSDPLSYMMAIDYQTYMVDDILQKVDRATMSTSLEGREPFLDQHIIEWAAQLPSDYKYHQGQKKYILKQIVHKYIPQEVMERPKMGFAIPVESWLTNELKELVQYYLSEAKLNEHNLFNISQVKKLTDEFFSGRTEKYLKIWHLLMFQMWYEKWMA
- a CDS encoding glycosyltransferase; the encoded protein is MKKVLYITYDGLTDPLGQSQILPYLRHLSQQGYQFTILSFEKKARYQKEGALIKSITESYGINWAPLFFTANPPILSKMYDRHQMWQTVLSLHKKHKFDLTHCRSYIAAEMGLRLKQRFGVKFLFDMRGFWADEKVDNGQWNLKKPLYKYIYQHYKKKEAEFLLKADGIVSLTQAGKEYILGQKAYRNLSISVIPCCADLQHFNYQAVSEEEVNKQKAHLGIPAQAKVITYLGSVGGWYMTKEMFDFFALLSAKYPEYVMLVLTKDDPEIVKQEAERSGVLPEKLFVTYSTRQQLPAYLGMCESSVFFIRPTFSKKASSPTKHAELMGMGIPVVCNDIGDTGNIIHATQTGILINKFDREELVNGVEQYERLQEVSKATIRASAQQLFDLEAGSEKYLQLYRTILENPKAPTNYS
- a CDS encoding glycosyltransferase family 4 protein; amino-acid sequence: MPEKKRVLFLVPYPLHRAPSQRFRVELFLPILKQQGVNYRLRPFMDEATWEVLYKSGSPLQKVWGVVKGFIKRIKDVVFIVPQYDYIFIHREATPIGPPIVEFIVSKLWRKKIIYDFDDAIWIPNTTQENKIVNWVKAFWKVKYICKWSYKVVGGNDYLCQFAKQYNKNVVLIPTCVDTVNQHNQLKEQQTERVVIGWTGSHSTMKFLDEIIEVLSRITEEFNVDILIISNKAPQFTIKNLRFIPWQEATEVEDLLQMNIGVMPLEADPWCEGKCGFKLIQYMALGIPAVASPIGVNKQIIDEGQNGFLCNTKEEWYNTIALLIQDVEKRRLLGTKGQAKIKAQFSIQANAGAFVDLFN
- a CDS encoding glycosyltransferase — its product is MPRVLRILNRLAVGGPVLNATYLTKYLAPEFETILVVGERESHEKSADHLTEALGIECVTIEGMGRSINPTSDYVAYQKLKKLIKDYKPDIVHTHAAKPGAIGRLAASAVKVPVIVHTFHGHVFHSYFNSLKSNFFIQTERFLARKSDAIIAISNQQHKELTEEFRIAPKEKFRVIPLGLDLDKFQTNQEEKRKQFRKAFGLADDEIAIGIIGRLVPVKNHILFLHALKHLLNNTSKKVKAFIIGDGETRHSLETLAKQLGIAYSTEKDTNHVNSLVFTSWRSDVDYIMAGVDIVTLTSFNEGTPVSLIEAQAANKPIVSTRVGGISDILLEGETGLLADVQDEATFAQHLLQLVNDDALRLRLGANSRAHVMQRFSYQRLMRDMSALYNELLEKKKG
- a CDS encoding tyrosine-protein phosphatase gives rise to the protein MFFWKKKTEPVDLSWLGVDMHSHLIPGIDDGSPDMASSIALIKDLQQLGYRKLITTPHILSGLYPNTPEIIQSGLAEVKQELAAQKINIDIHAAAEYFIDEQFQEQLSEKIPLLTLKDNLVLVEFSMITAPLDLQDVLFEMQLQHYQPIIAHPERYVYLRSRLEFFEELKHAGAHLQLNLLSLTGHYGVHVRELAEYLLKNGLYDYAGTDLHGPRHIEKLKTLSSSPLYSILKDANLKNTSL